In Xanthomonas campestris pv. phormiicola, the DNA window CTTCTTCCTCGACCACGGCTGGCACGGGGTGTGGATCCTCGGCGCGGTGGTGCTGGCGGTGACCGGCGGCGAGGCGCTGTACGCGGACATGGGCCACTTCGGCGCGCGCCCGATCCGCCACGCCTGGTATTTCTTCGTGCTGCCGTGCCTGGTGCTGAACTACCTGGGGCAGGGCGCGCTGGTGCTCAAGCATCCGTCGGCGTTGAAGAACCCGTTCTTCGAGGCGGTGCCCGGCTGGGCGCTGTACCCGATGATCGTGCTGGCCACGCTGGCGGCGGTGATCGCCTCGCAGGCGGTGATCACCGGCGCGTTCTCGATCGCGCGCCAGGCGATGCAGCTGGGCTACATCCCGCGCATGCTGATCAAGCACACCTCGCACGACACCATCGGCCAGATCTACATCCCCGGCATCAACTGGCTGCTGATGGTGATGGTGATCGCGCTGGTGCTGATCTTCCGCAGCTCCACCAACCTGGCGGTGGCCTACGGCATCTCGGTGTCGGCGACGATGCTGATCGACACCCTGCTGCTGGCGCTGGTGGCGCGTGCGCTGTGGCCGCGCTGGCGCAACTGGGTGCTGCCGCTGTGCGTGGTGTTCTTCGTCATCGACGCCGCGTTCCTGATCGCCAACGGCGCCAAGCTGCTGCAGGGCGCCTGGTTCCCGGTGGCGCTGGGCATCGTGATGTTCACCCTGATGCGCACCTGGCGCCGCGGCCGCGAGCTGCTGCGCGAGGAGATCCGCAAGGACGGCATCCAGATCGACAGCTTCCTGCCCGGGCTGATGCTGGCGCCGCCGGTGCGCGTGCCCGGCACCGCGGTGTTCCTGACCGCCGACGCCACGGTGGTGCCGCACGCGCTGATGCACAATCTCAAGCACAACAAGGTGCTGCACGAGCGCAACGTGTTCCTGACCGTGGAAACCCTGCCGGTGCCGTATGCCTCGGCCAAGCAGCGGCTGAAGATGGACGCCATCGGCGACGAGTTCTACCGGGTGATCGTGCGCTTCGGCTTCATGGAGACCCCCGACGTGCCGCTGGCGCTGATGCGCTCCTGCGACCAGGGCGGCATCTACTTCGACCCGATGGACACCACCTATTTCGCCAGCCGCGAGACCATCGTCGCCAGCGCCAACCGCGGCATGCCGATCTGGCGCGACAAGCTGTTCGCGGTCATGCACCGCAACGCCGCCCCGGCCACCGGCTTCTTCCGCATCCCCGGCAACCGGCTGGTGGAGCTGGGCGCGCAGGTGGAGATCTGAGTGGCGGCGGGACTCGGGTTTCGGGACTCGGGACTCGGAAAAGCGGCAGTTCGCCTGCCAGTTGCCTACAATAGCCGGATGCCGACCCGCGCCTGCGCCACCGTCCGTTCGCCGATGATCCGCCCGATGGCGGGAACGTTTGCCGAGTCCCGAGTCCCGAGTCCCGAGTCCCGCTGATGGAGCCGCGCCTCATCGCCAGCAGCGCCACCCGCGAAGACGACGCGGTCGAGGCCAGCATCCGTCCCAAGCGGCTGGCCGACTACCTCGGCCAGCAGCCGGTGCGCGAGCAGCTGTCGATCTATATCGAAGCGGCCAAGGCGCGCGGCGAGGCGATGGACCATGTGCTGATCTTCGGCCCGCCGGGCCTGGGCAAGACCACGCTCAGCCATGTCATCGCCAACGAGCTGGGGGTCAACCTGCGCGCGACCTCCGGCCCGGTGATCGAGAAGGCCGGCGACCTGGCGGCGCTGCTGACCAACCTGCAGCCGCACGACGTGCTGTTCGTGGACGAGATCCACCGCCTGTCGCCGGTGGTCGAGGAAGTGCTGTATCCGGCGATGGAAGACTTCCAGATCGACATCATGATCGGCGAGGGCCCGGCCGCGCGCTCGATCAAGATCGACCTGCCGCCGTTCACCCTGATCGGCGCCACCACCCGTGCCGGCCTGCTGACCGCGCCGCTGCGCGACCGCTTCGGCATCGTGCAGCGGCTGGCGTTCTATACCCCGGAAGAACTGGGCAAGATCGTGCGCCGTTCCGCCGCCATCCTCGGCATCGCCTGCGACGCCGACGGCTGCGCGGAGATCGCGCGGCGCGCGCGCGGCACCCCGCGCATCGCCAACCGGCTGCTGCGGCGGGTCCGCGATTTCGCCCAGGTCCGCGCCGGCGGGCTGATCGACCTGCAGGTCGCGCAGGCGGCGATGCAGATGCTCGGGGTCGACCCGGAAGGCTTCGACGACCTGGATCGGCGCCTGCTGCGCACCATCATCGACTACTTCGACGGTGGCCCGGTCGGGGTCGAGTCGTTGGCCGCCTCGCTGTCGGAAGAACGCGGCACCCTGGAAGACGTGATCGAGCCCTACCTGATCCAGCAGGGCTACCTGATCCGCACCGCGCGCGGGCGCATGGCGACCAACAAGGCCTATCTGCACTTGGGCCTGAAGCCCAAGATGCGGGAATCGGGAATCGGGAATGGAGAATCGGAGGGGCTGTTCTAGCATGCCGTGCCTACCCAATTACGGACGGGAGCACCGCTCTTGACTTCCGATTCCCGATTCCCGATTCCCGATTCCCGGCAGCTATTCAGTTGGCCGACACGCATCTACTGGGAAGATACCGACGCCGGTGGCGTGGTCTACCATGCGCGCTACGTCGCCTTTCTGGAGCGGGCGCGCACGGAGTGGCTGCGCGCGCTGGGTTACGGACAGGAGCGCCTGCGCCTGCAGCACGGTCTGGTGTTCGCGGTGCGCGCGATGCAACTCGACTTCCTGCGCCCGGCCCACCTGGACGATACCTTGCAGGTCGGCGTCGCGCTGTCGCAATGCAAGCGCGCCAGCCTGCTGTTCGCGCAGACCATCCACCGCGATGGCGAGTTGCTGTTGCGCGCGCAGGTGAAGGCGGCGGCGCTGGATACCGGCAGTTTCCGCCCGCGCGGCATGGACGACGCGCTGTACGACATGTTGAAAGCTCTCGAAATCACTGAAGCAGCATTACTGAGGAACGACGGATGATCGCATTGCTCCTGGCCCTGCAGGACACGGTGGCGGAGGCGCTACCGCAGGACGTGACCCAGACCGCCGCGCAGGCCGTCGCCAGCACCGCCGCGCATGGCGGCATCAACTACCTGGATCTGCTGATCAAGGCCAGCCTGCCGGTCAAGGTGATCGTGCTGCTGCTGCTGCTCGGCTCGCTGATCAGCTGGGTGATCATTTTCCGCAAGGCGCGGGTGTTCAAGCAGGCCAACCGCGAGGCGGACGACTTCGAGAACCGCTTCTGGTCCGGCACCGACCTGACCAAGCTCTACGCCGGTGCGGCCGACCGCAACCGCGTGGTCGGCGGCCTGGAGGCGATCTTCGAAGCCGGCTTCCGCGAGTTCACCCGTCTGCGCGACAAGCGCAAGCTCGACGCGCGGATCCAGCTGGAAGGCGCGCAGCGGGCGATGCGCGCGACCTACGCGCGCGAAGTGGACCGTCTGGAGCGCAACCTGGAACTGCTCGCCAACATCGGTTCCACCGCGCCGTACGTCGGCCTGGTCGGCACCGTGTTCGGCATCATGGTGACCATGCACGACATGCTCAACAGCGGCCAGCAGGCGGGCATCGCCGCGGTCGCGCCGGGCATTTCCGAGGCGCTGTTCGCCACCGCCATCGGCCTGTTCGTGGCGATCCCGGCGGTGTGGGCGTACAACCGCTTCACCACCCGGGTCGAGCGGATGGCCGTGCGCTTCGAGACCTTCTCCGAAGAGTTCAGCTCCATCCTGCAGCGCCAGGCCAGCGGCGACTGAGCGCCGCCGCGCGCTCCGTCCCAGACCCCAGGATTCCCGCATGACTGCCGCCATTTCCCGCCGCAAGCGCCGCAAGCTCAAGTCCGAGATCAACGTCGTGCCGTACATCGACGTGATGCTGGTGCTGCTGATCATCTTCATGGTCACCGCGCCGCTGCTCAGCCTGAGCGTGGACGTGGATCTGCCCGATTCCACCGCGCGTTCGGTGGAGAGCAAGAAGGACCCGGTGATCGTCAGCGTCGACGCCGAGGGCCGCTACACGCTGACCCTGCAGGACGGCAAGCCGGAGAAGATCGGCGCGCCCGAGCTGAAGGCGAAGATGCAGGCCTTCGTCAGCCAGAACAAGGACGTGCCGGTGTTCGTCGCCGCGCCCGGCAGTTCCAACTACCAGCTGGTCATGGACACCATGGTCATGCTGCAGCAGGCCGGCGTTCCCAAGGTGGGCCTGATGAGCCAGCCCGGTACCAATGCACGCTGAAGCCGATTCCCGACCGCCCCGCGAACAGGACAGCAACCAGGGCCTGATCGTCGGTGTGCTCCTCGCGCTGGCCGTGCACGTGCTGCTCGGGCTGCTGTTCTTCCTCGCCTGGTGGTGGTCGCCGGTGCGCCAGGTGGAACCGGCCGCCGGTTCGCCGATGGTCGAGGCCTCGCTGGTGGTGTCGGCCGCCGACGTGCGTTCGGCGCAGAAGGCGGTGCAGGACGCGCCCAAGCCCTTGCCCGAACCGCTGCCCGAGCCGGTCAAGGAGGTCGCCGAGGACGACACGGTGCCGCCGCCGCAACCGGTGCCCGTGCCCAAGCCGCAGCAGGCGCCGACCCCGCAGCAGCAGAAGGCGCAGGACTTCATCCCGGTGCCGGACAAGACCGACCAGGACCGCGCCAGCCGCACCGCCATCTCGCAGGAAAAGGAGAAGCAGGAGCAGGAAGCCAAGCGCCGCCAGGAGCAGATCGACCTGACCGAGCAGAAGCGCCAGCAGGAGGCCGAGCAGAAGCAGCGCCTCGCCGCGCAGCAGGAAGAGGAGCGGCAGAAGAAGATCGCCGACATCCGCAAGCAGCGCGAGCAGGCCGACCGCGAGGCCAAGCTGGCCGAGCAGAAGCTGCGCCAGCTGGCCGACGTGCGCGCCAAGCAGGCGTCTGCCACCGCCGCGACCACGCCGCAGGCCGCGCCCGGACAGAACGGCACCAACACCGACCTGTCGGCCAAGTACGCCGCGGCGATCCAGCAGGCGGTGCTGAGCCAGTGGGTGCGCCCGGACTCGGTGCCGCTGGGGCAGAAGTGCAAGATCGCGATCAAGCAGATCGTCGGCGGGCAGGTGATCGAGGCCAAGGTCAGCCCCGACTGTCCCTACGACGAAGCGGGCCGGCGCTCGATCGAGGCCGCGGTGCTGCGGGCGCAGCCACTGCCGTACCGGGGCTTCGAATCGGTGTTCGCGCGCGACCTGACCTTCAACTTTACTGCGCAGGATCGCTGAGAGGCCGGGATTGGGGATTGGGGATTCGGGATTGGGGATGCGCACGCTCCCTGTCCAGGGTCCAAAAGCTTGCTTCCCGGCCTGAAGAGGCCCGGCGAACGCCCCGGGCGGCGGTGCGATAGGCGATAATCCGGGCTTCCTGCCATCGGCTTCACATGTCGGTGGTTCATGATTGCGAATACGTTCACCCGCGCATTGCTATCTCTTGCGCCTTCCCGAGTACCGCTGAGCGACCCATGAAGAAACTGCCGCGCTGGCTTGCCGTCCTGACTGCCCTGTTGCTCCCCCTGGCCGCGTCCGCGCAGGACAAGGGTCTGGAAATCGACATCGTCGGCGGCAACGCGTCGGCGACCCCGATCACCGTCGTGCCGATGCCCTACCAGGGTTCGGCCGCCGCACCGTCCACCGACGTGTCCGCGGTGGTCCGCGCCGACCTGGACCGTTCCGGCCAGTTCCGCAACCTGCCCGAGGCGCAGATCGTCGAGCGCCCGACCCGCGGCAGCGAAGTGCAGTACGCCACCTGGCGCGCGCTGAAACAGGATTACCTGGTCGCCGGCCGGGTGATGGATGCCGGCGAGGGCACCTACCGAGTCGAGTACGAACTGTTCGACGTGGCCAAGGGCGAGCGCATGCTCGGCCTGGCGATGACCGCGCGCGCCAGCGCGATGCGCGACGTGGCGCACCAGATGGCCGATGCGATCTACGAGAAGATCACCGGCGTGCGCGGCGCGTTCTGGACCCGCATCGCCTACGTCACCGCCAGCGGCAAGGGCGGCGCCATGCGCTATGCGCTGATGGTCGCCGACTCCGACGGCTACAACCCGCAGACCATCGTGCGCTCGGCCGAACCGCTGCTGTCGCCGAACTGGAGCCCGGACGGCAAGAAGCTGGCCTACGTGAGCTTCGAACGCGGCAACTCCTCGATCTACATCCAGGACATCGCCACCGGCGCCCGTCAGCTGGTGTCCAGCTTCCGCGGCATCAACGGCGCGCCCTCGTTCTCGCCGGACGGCCGCAGGCTGGCCCTGGCCCTGTCGCGCAGCGGCAACCCGGAGATCTACGTGATGGACCTGGGCAGCAAGCAGCTGACCCAGCTGACCAACCACTTCGGCATCGACACCGAGCCGACCTGGGCGCCGGACGGCAGCACCATCTACTTCACCTCCGATCGCGGCGGCCGCCCGCAGATCTACCAGGTGGCGTCCACCGGCGGCAGCGCCAGCCGGGTCACCTTCCAGGGCAACTACAACGCCACCGCCAGCGTGTCCTTCGACGGCAACAAGATCGCCGTCGCCCAGGGCAGCGGCAACACCTACAAGATCGCGATGATGGACCGCAGCCTGGGTTCGCCGCGCTGGAGCACATTGTCTACGGGGTCGCTGGACGAGTCGCCGAGCTTCGCCCCGAACGCCAGCATGGTCCTGTACGCCGCCCGCGAAGGCGGGCGAGGGGTGCTTTACGCGGTCTCGGCCGATGCCCGCGTCCGCCAGCGCCTGGTCCTGGCAGATGGCGACGTGCGCGAGCCGTCGTGGTCGCCGTATCGGACCGCGCGTTGACACGTAAGTTTGATGTTAATATTTCGCTGCGTTGAACCCCCTTTCGGCTCAGGAGCCATATAGGTATCCCCATGAACAAGACCACCCGCGTTCTGCTTGTTTCGCTGTTGTCCGTTGCAGCTCTGGCCGGCTGCTCCAAGAAGGTCAAGGAAGTTCCCCAGACCGACACCACCGGCACCACCGGTTCCACCACCCCGACCGGCCCGTCGACCTCCGGCCTGTATGGCCCGGGCGATCTGGACACCGATGCCTGCCTGCGCCAGCGCGTGGTCTACTTCGATCTGGACCAGGACTCGCTGAAGCCGGAGTTCCAGGCGATCATGGCCTGCCACGCCAAGTACCTGCGTGACCGTCCGTCCTCGCGCATCACCCTGCAGGGCAATGCCGACGAGCGCGGTTCGCGCGAGTACAACATGGGCCTGGGCGAGCGTCGTGGCAACGCCGTGTCTTCGGCGCTGCAGGCTGCCGGCGGTTCGGCTGCGCAGCTGACCGTGGTCAGCTACGGCGAAGAGCGTCCGGTGTGCACCGAGTCGAACGAGTCCTGCTGGTCGCAGAACCGTCGCGTCGAGATCGTCTACACGGCGCAGTAATAGATGCGTATCGGTGTCCTCACATCGATGATCGTCGCGGCGGCCCTGGTGGCCGCCGCGCCGGCTCATGCGCAGCGCGCAAGCCTGGCCGATCGCGTGTCCGCGCTCGAGCAGCAGGCGATGAATACCCAGGCCAACACCGACATGCTGAACCAGCTCAACCAGCTGCGGACGCAGATGCAGTCGATGCAGGCCACGATCGAGCAGTTGCAGCACGACAACGAACAACTCAAGCAGCGCGCCAAGGACCAGTACCTGGACCTGGACGGCCGCCTGAACCGGATCGAGGGTGGCGCCACGCCGCCGTTGCCGCCGGCTGGCGCTGCCGCACCCGCCGCGTCCGCACCCGCTGCCAAGCCCGCTGCTGCCGTGTCCGAACGGCCGCCGTCGGTGCATGGCGATGCCGGCACGCTCGCCGCCAGCGGCGACGAGCGCACCAGCTACAACGTCGCCTTCGATGCGCTGAAGGCCGGCAAGTACGCCGACTCGGCGAATCTGTTCCAGAGCTTTCTCGAGCTGTACCCGAACGGCGTCTATGCCCCCAATGCCTTGTATTGGCTGGGCGAGAGCTATTACGCCACCAAGAATTTCCCGCTGGCCGAGGCGCAGTTCCGCGACCTGATCGGCCGCTACCCGACCCACGACAAGGCCTCCGGCGCCCTGCTCAAGCTGGGCCTGTCCCAGTACGGCGAAGGCCGCACCCAGGACGCCGAGCAGACCCTGCAGCAGGTGATCACCCAGTATCCGGGATCGGATGCCGCGCGCACCGCGCAGGACCGCCTGCAGTCGATCCGCATCGGCCAGCAACTGCGCTGAGCCCCCGAACGCTGCCGCCATCGTCGCGGGGGCATACTTTCCCGCCATGGCCGCCGTTCCCAGCGATATCGTCCAAAGCCCGCTGTCGCGCCTGAAGCTGACGGAGATCTTCCTGTCGCTGCAGGGCGAGGCCGACAGCGCCGGCTGGCCGACCGTGTTCGTGCGCCTGACCGGCTGTCCGCTGCGCTGCAGCTACTGCGACACCGCCTACGCCTTCCACGGCGGGCAGTGGTGGGACATCGATGCGATCCTGGCCGAAGTGGCGCGCCACGGCGTGCGCCACGTCTGCGTGACCGGCGGCGAGCCGCTGGCGCAGAAGCGCTGCCTGCGCCTGCTCGAGCAACTGTGCGACGCCGGCTACGACGTATCGCTGGAAACCTCCGGCGCGCTGGACATCGCCGAAGTGGACCCGCGCGTGTCGCGGGTGCTCGACATCAAGACTCCCGCATCGCAGGAAGCGGCGCGCAATCGCTGGGAAAACCTGCCGCTGCTGAGTGCGCGCGACCAGATCAAGTTCGTGCTGTGCAGCCGCGCCGACTACGACTGGGCGCGCGCGATCGTCGCCGAGCACCGCCTGCACGATCGCTGCACCGTCTGGTTCTCGCCGAGCAAGAGCGAACTGGCGCCGCGCGAGCTGGCCGACTGGATCGTCGCCGACCGCCTGCCGGTGCGCTTCCAGATGCAGCTGCACAAGCTGCTGTGGAACGACGAGCCGGGCCGTTAGCTGCGCGGGAGCGCAGCTGGGAATCGGCAATGGAGAAACGGGAATCGGCGAAGCGCTGCACTGCAGGCGTCTCGTTGGTTGATTAGCTTCTGCTTCTCGAAAACCGGCGATCTTCCATGTCCAGTGCGGCTGTTACGCTCTACCCATTCCCGTTTCTCCATTCCCCATTCCCAGCACCCCAATGAAAAACGCCGTCGTCCTACTCTCCGGTGGCATGGATTCCGCCGTCGTCGTCGCCATCGCCCGCGAGCAGGGCTATGCCGTGCATGCGCTGAGTGTCAGCTATGGGCAGCGGCATACCTCCGAGCTGGATGCGGCCACGCGCGTGGCGGCCGCGCTCGGTGCGGTGGCGCACAAGACCGTCAACGTCGACCTGCGCAGCATCGGCGGCTCCGCGTTGACCGACGACATCGACGTGCCGGACGCGGGCGGCGAGGGCATCCCGGTGACCTACGTGCCGGCGCGCAACACCATCATGCTGTCGGTGGCGCTGGGCTGGGCCGAAGTGCTGGGCGCGGCGGACATCTTCTGCGGGGTCAACGCGGTGGACTATTCCGGCTACCCCGACTGCCGCCCCGAGTTCATCGACGCCTTCCAGACCCTGGCCAACCTGGCGACCAAGGCCGGCGTGGAAGGCGCGGGGCTGCGCGTGCACGCGCCGCTGCAGCGCATGAGCAAGGCCGACATCGTGCGCGAGGGCATGCGCCTGGGCGTGGATTTCGGCCTGACCGTGTCCTGCTACCGCGCCGATGCCGACGGCCGCGCCTGCGGCCACTGCGACGCCTGCCGCCTGCGCGCCGCCGGCTTCGCCGATGCCGGCGTGGCCGACCCGACCCGCTACGCCTGATTTCGCGTTGACCCGGGGCTGGGGTAGACTACGCACCCCGGCGCAAGGCCGGGGCGTTGTTTTGGGCCGTTAGCTCAGTCGGTAGAGCAGAAGACTTTTAATCTTTTGGTCGATGGTTCGAATCCATCACGGCCCACCATTCGAGTCGCTGCGTCGACTCGCTTCTTCAGGCGATTTCGTCGCAAATGCCTGAGACATCCTCCGGCAATGATGGTGACGGCATGGCGTCGAACATGGCTGCCGTGGGCATGGCGAGGACAGCGTGGCTGTCTGGCCACCGCATCAATCCGCGATCGCGACTAGGCGCTCCGGCTCACACGCGTTGCCGCGCAGCCTGCATGCCCGCCGCCGCCGCGCGCAGCGCCTGGCCGATCTGCTGCAGGACGCTCGAGCGCACTGCCGCGTGCTGCCAATAGAGCGGCACGTCCAGCCAGCGTTGCGGGTCGACGATGACGATCTTCTTCTCCCGCAACGCGGGCATGACCAGTTGCTCGGGGGCGAGGCACCATCCGAGGCCGCGCGCCGCGGCCTCGACGAAGCCGGTCGAGGTCGGCAGGTAGTGGATGGGAGGGGCAAGCCGGGTGCGGGTGATGCGCCGCACGAAGCGGGCCTGCAGGTCGTCCTTGCGGTTGAACACGATCATCGGCGCCTGCGCCAACGCGGCCGCGTTGAGTCCTGCGGCAAGGTAGCGCGCAACGAACTGCGGGGAGGCGATCGCGTAGTAACGCATGGCGCCCAGGGGGTGGACGTTGCAGCCCTGCAGCGGCTTGCTCGCGGAGGTGACGGCGCCGAGCACGGTGCCGTTGCGCAGCAGTTCCAGCGTGTGGTCCTGGTCGTCCACGTGCACGTCGAACAGGAAGCCGTGCGCATGGTGCAGCGACGCCAGCGCGGCGAGGAACCAGGTCTGCAGCGAGTCGTCGTTGACCGCGATCGCGATGCTGCGCGCGGGTCCGGCGTCGGCCGCGTTCGGCAGGAAATCGGCCATCGCCTCGGCCTCCAGCGCCTGCATCGGCCGCACCCGGCGCAGCAGCGCTTCGCCTGCAGGCGTCGGCCGGCAGGGTGCCTGGCGCACCACCAGCACCTGCCCGAGGCGGTCCTCGAGCGCCTTGATCCGTTGCGAGATCGCCGACGGCGTCAGCGACAGCCGCCGCGCGGCCGCCTCGAAGCTGCCTTCGTCGAGCACGGCGGCGAAGGCCGACAGTTGCGGATGAAGCAGGTCCATGCGGCCGCCTGATTAGCATTTCTTCATAGCGTACAGAATATTTAGCTTGGCTAATCACGACCTTCAGGCCAGCATGCGCCTCCCTCGGTCCTGGCCATCCTCATGGTGCTAGAAGCATCGCTTGCCGGCTTCATCGCCGGCGCTGGCTTGATCGTCGCGATCGGCGCGCAGAATGCGTTCGTCCTGCGCCAGGGTTTGCAGCGGCAGCAGGTGGGCCTGGTGGTGGCGGTCTGCGCAGCCGGGGATATCGCCTTGATCGTGCTCGGGGTCGCCGGCATCGGCGCGCTGGTGCAGCAATGGCCCGCGCTGCTGCAGGTGCTGCGCTACGCCGGCGCGGCCTTCCTCGGCGTCTACGGCCTGATGGCGGCGCAACGCGCCTGGCGCGGTGCCGGCGCATTGAAGGCGCAGAGCGAGACGCCGGCGAGCCGGCGCCGCGTGCTGCTGGCCTGCCTGGGCTTCACGTTTCTCAATCCGCA includes these proteins:
- a CDS encoding LysE/ArgO family amino acid transporter, with the protein product MVLEASLAGFIAGAGLIVAIGAQNAFVLRQGLQRQQVGLVVAVCAAGDIALIVLGVAGIGALVQQWPALLQVLRYAGAAFLGVYGLMAAQRAWRGAGALKAQSETPASRRRVLLACLGFTFLNPHVYLDTMVLLGSLSTRYPGALRWAFAFGACLASVVWFCGLGYGARLLQPVFRNPRAWRVLDACIAVFMLALCLLLLLRPLG